One window from the genome of Candidatus Abyssobacteria bacterium SURF_5 encodes:
- a CDS encoding MoaD/ThiS family protein, producing the protein MKIKFSVVGVSEESFPAEPESLQVNSRTVQDLLDSLFNRYGAHAAAKLFDSNGLRPGLSLLVNGRNVLSLPDRYQTRLQDLDEIVITVRVTGG; encoded by the coding sequence GTGAAGATCAAGTTCTCGGTTGTTGGTGTCTCAGAAGAATCTTTCCCGGCGGAACCGGAAAGTCTTCAGGTGAATAGTCGCACGGTTCAGGATTTGCTGGATTCTCTGTTTAATAGGTACGGCGCCCACGCCGCAGCAAAACTATTCGATTCAAATGGTCTTCGCCCGGGGCTTTCTTTATTGGTCAACGGCCGCAACGTGCTCTCGCTGCCGGACAGATACCAAACGCGATTGCAGGATTTAGACGAGATAGTGATCACTGTCCG